The following DNA comes from Sinorhizobium mexicanum.
CAGTTGGTGTTACCCAACCTTCAACCTGCTCATGGCTAGATCACTCGGTTTCGGGTCTAATGCGACGAACTGAACGCCCTGTTCAGACTCGCTTTCGCTGCGCCTTCACCTATCGGCTTAAGCTTGCTCGTCACACTAAGTCGTTGACCCATTATACAAAAGGTACGCCGTCACCCTTGCGGGCTCCGACTGTTTGTAGGCATCCGGTTTCAGGTTCTATTTCACTCCCCTTGTCGGGGTGCTTTTCACCTTTCCCTCACGGTACTTGTTCGCTATCGGTCATGCACGAGTACTTAGGCTTGGAGAGTGGTCTCCCCATGTTCAGACAGGATTTCTCGTGTCCCGCCTTACTCAAGGACAATGAGTGTTCTACGTGTAAGGGGCTATCACCCTCTACGGCCGACCTTTCCAAGTCGTTCCACTTCATTCCTCATTGCCACTGGCCTGGTCCGCGTTCGCTCGCCACTACTTGCGGAGTCTCGGTTGATGTCCTTTCCTGCAGGTACTTAGATGTTTCAGTTCCCTGCGTTCGCTTCTTATCCCTATGTATTCAAGATAAGATACCTTTTAACAATACTTGGAAACCATTTTGGTTCTTTAACGCCGGACGACCGGCGACGCGCTTTGCGCTTGCGAAGCTTCACTTCGAACTCCGTCCCCCGCGAGGGAAACGCGCTCGGTGCGAAGCACCGCAAGGCCAAAGGCCGTCGGCGATCGTTCGCCGTACCGTCGGACCAAAGGTCCGACAACCAAAATGATTTTCCAAGTATTTAAGGTGGGTTGCCCCATTCGGAGATCCATGGATCAAAGCTCATTCGCAGCTCCCCACGGCTTATCGCAGCGTATCACGTCCTTCATCGCCTGTGCATGCCAAGGCATCCACCAAATGCCCTTTTGACACTTGATCGTTCTCATTGCCAATGCTCATCCTTAGTTGGATTTGACAAACCTTCCCTCTCGCTCATCGCTCGAAGGGGTGCCAAATCTGGCCATCCGGACACCTTTCAGTGTGCCGCATCGCCAGCCAACAGCTCGGTTACCTTTTACAACCGAGCCAATCAGATGCCATCGACGTGTTCGACACGGTCCTCATTGAAGTCACGCCGAGCGACTTCGAGGCCGTGTCATAAGACCAGCTTCTCGAGATCTGTCCGGTGATGCGCGGTCAGGCAACATCAATCCAGCAAAACCGTCAGACGAGGGACGAACCCTCGAACAACGATCATGCCTCATGGACAAGCCGATCCAGTGGATCAGCATCCAGACATATCTTCTCTTCACAATTTAAGCAGAACAGGCATCAGTCTCAGTCGAGACGATGCAAACCTATTTTTCTCTCAAGGATCCAACCGCCAGTTCAACACCAATCGAATGGTGGAGCTGAGCGGGATCGAACCGCTGACCCCCTGCTTGCAAAGCAGGTGCTCTCCCAGCTGAGCTACAGCCCCATCTTCGATGCCAGCAGAGCCAGCAGATGAACTTGCAACAGTCGATCGCAGCACCCTGGGCCCGGCCCGCTCTCCCGCAGCGATCATCAGATCGCGAGGAAGAGCAAAACAAACCAGAGGATGCCCGGGCCCACCATGAGCTCCAGCGAATGGTGGGCCCGGGCAGACTCGAACTGCCGACCTCACGCTTATCAGGCGTGCGCTCTAACCACCTGAGCTACGGGCCCATTCGTTAAGCACGCTACATGACGCGGGCGTGGTTCGTATCCTTGATGAGAAAGAGAAACGTGGACGGCGGGTCTCGCCATACCGTCATGATGCCAGGCATCTATGCGGCGTATTGCGTTCGATGGTCGCCTGACTGGCGCCATCTTGTTCTAAAAAGCAGTTTTTGCGTGGTCCTGATAGCTTATCCAAAAAGTCTCGCAACTTTTTGCGCATCAGGACGGCCATACGGCACCCTTGCTAAAAACAGCTTCCTTAGAAAGGAGGTGATCCAGCCGCAGGTTCCCCTACGGCTACCTTGTTACGACTTCACCCCAGTCGCTGACCCTACCGTGGTTAGCTGCCTCCTTGCGGTTAGCGCACTACCTTCGGGTAGAACCAACTCCCATGGTGTGACGGGCGGTGTGTACAAGGCCCGGGAACGTATTCACCGCAGCATGCTGATCTGCGATTACTAGCGATTCCAACTTCATGCACTCGAGTTGCAGAGTGCAATCCGAACTGAGATGGCTTTTGGAGATTAGCTCGACCTCGCGGTCTCGCTGCCCACTGTCACCACCATTGTAGCACGTGTGTAGCCCAGCCCGTAAGGGCCATGAGGACTTGACGTCATCCCCACCTTCCTCTCGGCTTATCACCGGCAGTCCCCTTAGAGTGCCCAACTAAATGCTGGCAACTAAGGGCGAGGGTTGCGCTCGTTGCGGGACTTAACCCAACATCTCACGACACGAGCTGACGACAGCCATGCAGCACCTGTCTCCGGTCCAGCCGAACTGAAGGAAAACATCTCTGTAATCCGCGACCGGGATGTCAAGGGCTGGTAAGGTTCTGCGCGTTGCTTCGAATTAAACCACATGCTCCACCGCTTGTGCGGGCCCCCGTCAATTCCTTTGAGTTTTAATCTTGCGACCGTACTCCCCAGGCGGAATGTTTAATGCGTTAGCTGCGCCACCGAACAGTAGACTGCCCGACGGCTAACATTCATCGTTTACGGCGTGGACTACCAGGGTATCTAATCCTGTTTGCTCCCCACGCTTTCGCACCTCAGCGTCAGTACCGGACCAGTGAGCCGCCTTCGCCACTGGTGTTCCTCCGAATATCTACGAATTTCACCTCTACACTCGGAATTCCACTCACCTCTTCCGGACTCTAGACACCCAGTATCAAAGGCAGTTCCGGGGTTGAGCCCCGGGATTTCACCCCTGACTTAAATGTCCGCCTACGTGCGCTTTACGCCCAGTAATTCCGAACAACGCTAGCCCCCTTCGTATTACCGCGGCTGCTGGCACGAAGTTAGCCGGGGCTTCTTCTCCGGTTACCGTCATTATCTTCACCGGTGAAAGAGCTTTACAACCCTAGGGCCTTCATCACTCACGCGGCATGGCTGGATCAGGCTTGCGCCCATTGTCCAATATTCCCCACTGCTGCCTCCCGTAGGAGTTTGGGCCGTGTCTCAGTCCCAATGTGGCTGATCATCCTCTCAGACCAGCTATGGATCGTCGCCTTGGTAGGCCTTTACCCCACCAACTAGCTAATCCAACGCGGGCTCATCCTTTCCCGATAAATCTTTCCCCCGAAGGGCTTATACGGTATTAGCACAAGTTTCCCTGCGTTATTCCGTAGAAAAGGGTAGATTCCCACGCGTTACTCACCCGTCTGCCGCTCGTATTGCTACGCGCTCGACTTGCATGTGTTAAGCCTGCCGCCAGCGTTCGTTCTGAGCCAGGATCAAACTCTCAAGTTGAGAATTCAATCATTGGCATTACGTCACGTCTGAATCGACGAGAACTCACACTCGTCTTAAACCATCCTACACGCTTCACAGCGCGCCGTATGGCCGGCTTCGGTCCCGTCGATCCAAGGATCGACGAAAGGCATCGAAGCCAAAACGAAGTGTTAGTCTCTTCTAAAACGTGACCGCCAAAGTCTCTTTCCAGAACCCGATCGCTCAGGTCCCGCGAGCTCCGCCGCCCACGTTTCTCTTTCTCTATCTTCAATTGTCAAAAAACCGACAGGCCATACACCCGTCAACGTTCCAAACCAAAGCCAAAACTCTCGTCCCAGCCCCGCAATCAGCCTCAGCCAATCCCTTGGAAACTCTAGAGCGAAGGTCATCGTCGCCAGCAGCGCCGCCGCCCTCGTCAGTGATCGGGCTTATAGACCCACCCTCCCCAACACGTCAACAACCATTTTCAAAAAAAATGACAGTTTTCTGACAAAGCCCTGCGGCACAAGGCTTTGCGGGTCGAAGATTCTTTTTTCGCCGCATCCGCCGCCCTGTGGGTTCACAATTTCGCCCTTACTTCTTCACAATCGACCGATCTAAGCGGCATCATCGATGCTTCGCTACGGGGACAGATGGCGGGAGGCTTTTCTTTCGCCGATTTGACTTCGACGCTTGGAGGATGCACATCTTCGCGTAACGTATCGACGCAAGAATACGGCAAGTGCAATCAGGGGACATCCAGGCTGGCATGATCACCGACAAGAAAATGGTCCGGTCGCTCGGCGATCAACCTCCGATCCTTGCGGATGGCCGCCGCGCGCCAGACCGGCGCGAGATCTCGGTACGCTGGCTATCGGGCACGTTCCTCACCGGCATTACTTCGAGCCTTTTAATGGGCGTTGCACTGTTTGCGGCTCTCGACGGGCGACAGCAGCTGGCGATCCCGGCCGAGGCCTTTGCCGCACTCGATCCCTCCGCTCCAGGTAGCGCACCGATCAATACCGCCAAGCGCGGCGACCGCATCCTCTCGCCAAACGTCGTCGCCAAGCCGGCCGACAAGACGGTCATGGAAGTGTCGACGATGATCCACGACGGCGAAAAGGAGGTTGTCCGCCGGCAGCCCTTCGTCCACGTCAAGATGGCACTCGCGGCCAATCATCAGACGTCCGAAAACTATCCCGCATTCGACCCGCTGGCGATCTTCGCGACCGATGATGGTGACGCCGAAGCTCCGGCGGCAAGGACGGGCACCATCTACGGTTCGGATGTCGAATCCGAAGTGGCGCTGAAAACCGTCGACTTTCCGTTGAAAGGATCGGGCTTGAGCTTCGGCCCATCCATGTCGCTCGACGAGGTGGAGGAAAACGTCCGCACCAACGGTTCGGTCCTGACGGAGGGCAATACGCAGGTTGCTTCGCTCTTCTATGTCGACCCGCAACGCTTCGCTTCGGATGCGGGCGATCTCGATCTGATCCAGGGGCTTTCGGCCCGGATCGTCGAGGAGAACATGAGCGTTTCGGCCTACGAGAATATCACCAAGCAGAGCACCGAATACGCCGACGACGTCATACCGGTGCGCCGGCCGACACCGATCGCGACCGTGATGATGAATGCCGGCTATGCCAAGGCGCAGGCCGAGGATGCCGGAGGCTACATCGAAGAGGCACTCGGCGCCAAGGAACTCGCCGCCGGCGACGTCCTGCGCATCGGCATCATCCAGAAAGGCGAAGAGGCGCGCATCGTGCGCGCCACCATCTACTCGCGCAATCGTCACGTGCTCACCATGGCCGTCGACGACAAGGGCCGTTTCGTCCCCGGTGCCGAGCCGCCGAAACTCGATGCGGTCGCGACGGCCTTCGACGACAACGGCACGCCGGTCGTCACCAGCGGCCATGATCTGCCCCGCGTTTACGACGGTATCTATCGAGCCGCCCTCTCCTACGGCATGAACTCCGACATGGTGGCCCTGGTGGTCAAGCTGTTGGCAAGCAATGTCGACTTCCAGGCGCAGTTGAAGCCGACAGATTCACTCGAGGCGTTCTTCTCCGTCACCGACGAAAGCGGGCTCGCGACGGATGATTCCGAACTTCTCTACGTGAATGCCAAGTTCGGCGACGCCGAAACCCGGTTCTACCGTTTCCAGGACCCGGACGACAATTCGATCGACTACTTCGACATGGACGGCAAGAGCATCCGCCAGTTTCTTTTGCGCAATCCCGTTCCGAACGGCCATTTCCGTTCCGGTTTCGGCATGCGCCGGCACCCGATCCTCGGCTTCTCCCGCATGCATACGGGTGTTGACTGGTCGGCGCCGCGCGGCACGCCGATCATCGCGGCCGGCAATGGTACGGTCGAGAAGGCCGGCTGGGACTCCGGCGGCTACGGCAACCAGACGCTGATCCGGCACGCCAACGGCTACGTCTCGTCCTACAACCACCAGAGCGCGATCTCCAAGAGCGTCAAGCCGGGCGCCAAGGTCGTCCAGGGCCAGGTGATCGGCTGGGTCGGTACGACCGGGCTTTCGACCGGTCCGCATCTCCACTACGAGCTGGTCGTAAACGGCAACAAGGTCGATCCCCTGCGCATCCGCCTGCCCGGCGGCAAATCGCTCAAAGGAGATGCGCTGGCGAAGTTCGAGAAGGAACGCGAACGGATCGATGAACTTCTCGGCAAGGACGAGGGCAACGAGGTTGCGAGCAAGTAACGCTCACCGCTGTAATGCGGAAAGGCCGCCCTTCGGCGGCCTTTTGTGTTTTATACTCTACAGCGCCGCGCGTCTGACAAGACGCGCAAAGAAAGCTGTAGCACTTTGAATTGCTGCATGTCTTTATCCTGAAATCGGCGACGATTTAAGGATACATGCAGTAGCTTACGCGGCCTCCTTCTCTGAGGACGTGCCCCTTTTGAAGTTCAGCCGGTCGGAGCCGGCAAGAACCTTCACGACCGAGCCGTCCGGGAACTCGCCCTGCAGCATCTTTTCGGCCAGCGGATCCTGAACATATTTCTGGATCGCCCGCTTCAAGGGCCGAGCGCCGTAGGCGGGGTCATAGCCCTTGTCAGCCAGGAAGGCACGCGCATCGTCTTCCAATTCGATCGTGATCTTGCGATCGGCAAGCAGCTTGCGCAGCCTTTCGAGCTGGATATCGACAATTGCACCCATTTCCGAGCGACGCAGGCGGTGGAACAGGATGATCTCGTCAACACGGTTCAGGAATTCCGGACGGAAGGCTTCTCTCACCCTCGCCATTACCTGATCATAAGCCACATTGCTGTCCTCGTTCTCGCCAAGCGCGGTCAGGTATTCCGCACCGAGGTTTGAGGTCATGATGATCATCGTGTTCTTGAAGTCGACCGTGCGCCCCTGACCATCGGTCAACCGTCCGTCGTCAAGCACCTGCAAGAGCACGTTGAAGACATCCGGATGCGCCTTCTCGATCTCGTCGAAGAGCACGACCTGGTAGGGCCGGCGGCGGACGGATTCGGTCAGTGCGCCGCCCTCTTCGTAGCCGACGTAACCGGGAGGCGCACCGATCAGCCGGGCAACGGAGTGCTTCTCCATGTACTCCGACATGTCGATCCGCATCAGCGCCGTCTCGTCATCGAAGAGGAACCGGGCAAGCGCCTTGGTCAACTCCGTCTTGCCGACGCCGGTAGGTCCAAGGAAGATGAACGAGCCGATCGGACGGTTGGGATCCTGAAGCCCGGCGCGGGAACGCCGGACCGCCCGCGAGACGGCCTGCACCGCATCGCCTTGGCCGACGACCCATTTTGCCAGTTCGTCTTCCATCCTGAGCAGCTTCTCGCGCTCGCCTTCGAGCATCTTGTCGACGGGAATGCCGGTCCAGCGCGAAACGATGTGGGCGATGTTGTCGGGCGTAACGACCTCTTGCACCATCGCATCGGCACTCGAACCGTCCTGACTTTCAGCGTCGGCAAGCGCCTTCTCGAGTTTCGGGATCACGCCGTAGGCGAGTTCGCCAGCACGCTGGAATTCACCCTTGCGCTGAACGATCTGAAGCTCGATGCGCGCCTCGTCGAGCTGTTTCTTGAGATCGGCAGCTTGCCCGAGTTTCTGCTTTTCAGCCTGCCAGCGCGCCGTTAGCGCGGCAGCTTCCTCTTCAAGAGAGGCCAGGTCGAGTTCCAGTTTTGCGAGGCGATCCTTGGAGGATGCGTCGGTCTCCTTCTTCAGGGCTTCGCGCTCGATCTTCAACTGGATGACGCGCCGGTCGAGTTCGTCGAGTTCCTCCGGCTTGGAGTCGACCTGCATCCTGAGGCGCGATGCAGCCTCGTCCATCAGGTCGATTGCCTTGTCCGGCAGGAAGCGGTCGGTGATATAGCGGTTGGAAAGCGTCACGGCGGCCACCAGCGCGGAATCCGAGATCCGTACCTTGTGGTGCTGTTCATACTTTTCCTTGAGACCGCGCAGGATCGAAATGGTGTCCTCAACCGTCGGTTCGTCCACCATCACTGGCTGGAAGCGGCGGGCAAGGGCGGCATCCTTCTCGACATGCTTGCGATACTCGTCGAGCGTCGTCGCGCCGACGCAGTGCAATTCGCCGCGCGCAAGCGCGGGCTTCAAGAGGTTCGAGGCATCCATGGCCCCGTCTGCCTTGCCAGCGCCGACAAGCGTGTGCATCTCGTCGATGAAGAGAATGATTTCACCGTTTTCCGACTGGACCTCGTTGAGCACCGCCTTCAGCCGCTCCTCGAATTCACCGCGGAATTTCGCGCCGGCTATCAGCGCGCCCATATCGAGCGCCATCAGCCGCTTGTCCTTGAGACTCTCTGGCACGTCACCGTTGACGATGCGTAGCGCCAGGCCTTCGGCGATCGCCGTCTTGCCGACGCCGGGCTCACCGATCAACACCGGGTTGTTCTTGGTCCGGCGCGAAAGCACCTGGATCGTGCGACGGATTTCGTCGTCGCGGCCGATCACCGGGTCGAGCTTGCCCTCCCGCGCTTCCGCCGTCAGGTCGCGCGCGTATTTCTTGAGCGAGTCGAAGCCCTGCTCGGCATTGGCGCTGTCGGCCGTGCGCCCCTTACGGATTTCATTGATGACCTGGTTGAGCTTGGTCGGCGTGACGCCCGCCTTCGACAGGATCGATGCGGTCGCAGCCGAGCTTTCGATCGCCAGCGCCAGGAGCAGGCGCTCGACGGTCACGAAGCTGTCGCCGGCCTTCTTCGCGGCCTGTTCGGCTGCAGTGAAAACCTTGGCGAGCGGCTGCGACAGGTAGACGGAACCATTGCCGCCGGAAACTTTCGGAAGCTTGGCCAGAGCGGCAGCCGTGCCGGCCCGCGCCTCGCGTGGATCACCGCCGGCGCGCTCGATCAAGGACGCGGCCATGCCCTGATCATCGTCGAGCAATACCTTGAGGACGTGCTCGGGCGTGAACTGCTGGTGTCCCTCTGCCAACGCATAGGTCTGCGCCGATTGCAGGAAACCGCGGACACGCTCGGAATATTTCTCGATATTCATTCTCTACCTCCATAGCCCGGCGAGCCCATCTTCGTGGCACTGGCCGGCGTTTCAGGATCAGGCTCCCGCATTCGGCAAGCCTGTCACTTCAGCGCCGCGCGTCCTATCAGACGCGCAAGGGTCGCTGACGCTTTGAAATGCTGCATAATTTTATCCTTAGATCGACTCGATCTAAGGAATTATGCAGTGAGACCTCGTCCTCGCATTTGCGCGCGATCGAGTCCTCGAAGCGGAATATGGGGCAGCATTTTCGGAAATTAAAGTGCCGCAACGGAAGGCGTTCAGTGAAATCTCGATCGGCAAGTGGCGCCTGCCCGTTCCGATCAAAGAGCGCCTCGATCATCGAGTGGTAGGCACAAGAAAACCCGGCTGCTGGCAGCCGGGTTTTCGTCAAATCGTCGCGTAAGGCCGCGCGAAACGCGGCGGAATGCATTTATTCCGAGGTGGCAAGCGCCGGCGCGTCGCCGGATGCTTCTCCGCCCGGCTGGGCGTCGCCCGATGCTTCGTCCTGCGCGCCGCGGCGCGGCTGCCGGCGCGGACGGCTCGCGCTGCGACGGCGAGAGGCCGGGCGGCTGGAGGCCGCCGCAGGCGTTTCTTCTTCCATTGCAACTTCGGCAGGCGTGCCTTCGATCACCGGCTGCGGACCGGAACCGTCCATAACCGGCTGAGGTGCGCTCACCGGAGGCTGGGCTGCAACTGAGACAGGTGCCTCTTCGGCATAGACCTGATCCAGATCGTCCTGATCGCGATCGACCACGTCTCTTTCCTGATAGTCCTGGCGCTCTTCGCGCTGGAAACGATCCTGCATCTGTGCCTGGGCAGCCGCGATGATGCGGTTGTAGTGTTCGGCGTGCTGCAGGTAGTTTTCGGCCATGACGCGGTCGCCGGAGCTCTGGGCGTCACGCGCAAGGGCGGCGTACTTCTCGGCGATGTGCTGGGCCGTACCGCGAATCTTCACGTCAGGACCGGAGCTGTCGTAAGTCCGCGTAAGCGGATTGGATCCCTTACGATTGTGATTGTTGTTTCCGTTGTTGTTGTTGTTATTTCGCCCACGGCCGCGCTTGTTTTGCTGTCCTGGCCTCATTGTACATTCACCCGAATTTTCTTGATAATGATGATCATATGGTTCCGCGTCCCGGCCGGATCTGTCCGCGCCCGAGAAAACACGCGCCGCAACAGACCGCATATCGCGATCTCGGCGCCGGCTGACGTCAAATTAACAGGTACCCGCACGAGGCACTGTCGAAACCCTAGCAACTCTTTCTTGAGAGCAATCCCCGTGGCCAGGTCATACCGGAACGAATCTTTGGTCAATGACCTTCTGCCCAGTGCGCGGGGGCAAACTAGCCCGCTTCCTTTAGGATTCCAAGCCCTTTCTTTGCCCTTCGAGAAAAGAGATGCGCCGATGCAGCATTTTTTCAACGATCGCTGCCGCATTCTCCGTCGCGCTTCAACAAGAGGACCCGGTCGTTGCCACCAAGGTCCTTCGCGCTGTCGTGCAAGCGCAACCCTTGCGCCGCGAACAGCGCCGTTACCGCCTGCTTTTGATCGAAACCGATTTCCAAGCCGATTACGCCGTCTGCTTCAAGATGACGATCGGCGTGAAGGGCGATGGCACGATAGGCATCAAGCCCGTCATCTCCGCCATCAAGAGCAGCGGCCGGATCATAAAATTTCACTTCCGGCTCAAGCTCATCGACAACTCTGGACTGGATATAAGGCGGATTTGAGACGATCACATCGAACCGCCCTTCGACCCCCTCGAACCAGTCGCTCCGAAGCGTCTGGAAGCGTCCAGCAAGGCCGTTGCGCTCTGCGTTGTCGCGCGCCGTTGCCAAGGCGTCTTCCGATATATCGGTACCAAGACCGCTGGCTTCAAGTACCTGATCGAGAAGAGCGAGACAGATTGCCCCTGTTCCCGTGCCGAGATCGATGATCCGGCAGGCCTCCTTGCGGGCGACAATCCGTCGCATATGCGGGATCATGCAATCAACCAGCGTTTCCGTGTCCGGTCTCGGTTCGAGCGTGTCCTTCGAGAGCTTGAGGATCAGTCCATAGAACTCTCTTTCACCCAGGATGCGGTAGACCGGCTCGCGCGCTGTGCGGCGGTCGATGGCGGCACGGATGCGCGCCGCAACAGTGTCGTCGACCGCCTCCCCTCCTCGCGCCATCAAGTCGGCAAGCGAAAGGTCGAGCAGCCCCGATATCAGATGCCGCGCATCGAGCGCCGCCGTCTCGATACCGGCGGCCTTCAGCCTGTCGCGGCTTTCGGCAAGAAGGCGGTCGAGCGTCTCGGACATTGCGGCTCAACCCTGCTGCTCGCCGAGAAGTGCAAGCTGGCTCGCCTGATGATCCGCCAGCAACGCATCCACAACCTCGTCGATCTCGCCTTCCATCATCCGGTCGAGCTTGTAGAGCGTCAGGTTGATGCGATGATCCGTGAGGCGCCCCTGCGGGAAATTATAGGTGCGGATACGCTCCGAGCGATCGCCGGACCCCACCTGGCTCTTGCGATCCGCCGAACGCTCGCTGTCGGCGCGCTGGCGCTCCATGTCAAAGAGCCGTGAGCGCAGCACCTGCATGGCCTTGGCGCGGTTCTGATGCTGCGATTTCTCCGAACTCGTGACGACGATGCCCGTCGGAATATGCGTAATGCGGACCGCCGAGTCGGTCGTATTGACGTGCTGGCCGCCTGCGCCCGAAGACCGCATCGTATCGATGCGGATATCCTCGGGCCGGATCTCGATGTCGATCTCCTCAGCCTCGGGCAGCACGGCAACAGTGGCAGCGGAGGTATGGATGCGTCCGCTCGCCTCGGTCTCCGGCACGCGCTGCACCCGGTGGACGCCGGATTCGAACTTTAATCGCGAGAAAACGCCGCGACCCGACACGGTGGCGATGATTTCCTTGTAGCCGCCGGCCTCGCCCTCGCTCGCCGACAGAACCTCGACACGCCAGCCCTTGGTCGAGGCATAACGCTCGTACATGCGAAAGAGGTCGCCGGCAAAGAGCGCCGCTTCCGAGCCGCCGGTGCCGGCGCGGATTTCAAGGATCGCGCTTTTTTCGTCCGCCGCATCTTTCGGTAGGAGCAGGATCTGAATGTCTTGCTCGAGCGCCTCGATCTGCTCCTCGACGTCGGGCTTTTCCATCTCCGCGAGGTCGCGCATCTCCTTGTCCGTCGTCCGGTCGGAAAGCATCGCGTTGATGTCGGTAAGTTCAGCCGTCGCCTTCTCGTAGGCGCGGATCTTCGTCACGACCGGCTGCAGCTCGGAATATTCCGAGGCCAGTTTCACATAGACGTCCGCCGACGGCCCGGCCGACATGCGAGCTTCGATTTCACCGAACCGGCGCTCCAGTTC
Coding sequences within:
- the clpB gene encoding ATP-dependent chaperone ClpB is translated as MNIEKYSERVRGFLQSAQTYALAEGHQQFTPEHVLKVLLDDDQGMAASLIERAGGDPREARAGTAAALAKLPKVSGGNGSVYLSQPLAKVFTAAEQAAKKAGDSFVTVERLLLALAIESSAATASILSKAGVTPTKLNQVINEIRKGRTADSANAEQGFDSLKKYARDLTAEAREGKLDPVIGRDDEIRRTIQVLSRRTKNNPVLIGEPGVGKTAIAEGLALRIVNGDVPESLKDKRLMALDMGALIAGAKFRGEFEERLKAVLNEVQSENGEIILFIDEMHTLVGAGKADGAMDASNLLKPALARGELHCVGATTLDEYRKHVEKDAALARRFQPVMVDEPTVEDTISILRGLKEKYEQHHKVRISDSALVAAVTLSNRYITDRFLPDKAIDLMDEAASRLRMQVDSKPEELDELDRRVIQLKIEREALKKETDASSKDRLAKLELDLASLEEEAAALTARWQAEKQKLGQAADLKKQLDEARIELQIVQRKGEFQRAGELAYGVIPKLEKALADAESQDGSSADAMVQEVVTPDNIAHIVSRWTGIPVDKMLEGEREKLLRMEDELAKWVVGQGDAVQAVSRAVRRSRAGLQDPNRPIGSFIFLGPTGVGKTELTKALARFLFDDETALMRIDMSEYMEKHSVARLIGAPPGYVGYEEGGALTESVRRRPYQVVLFDEIEKAHPDVFNVLLQVLDDGRLTDGQGRTVDFKNTMIIMTSNLGAEYLTALGENEDSNVAYDQVMARVREAFRPEFLNRVDEIILFHRLRRSEMGAIVDIQLERLRKLLADRKITIELEDDARAFLADKGYDPAYGARPLKRAIQKYVQDPLAEKMLQGEFPDGSVVKVLAGSDRLNFKRGTSSEKEAA
- the prmC gene encoding peptide chain release factor N(5)-glutamine methyltransferase, which gives rise to MSETLDRLLAESRDRLKAAGIETAALDARHLISGLLDLSLADLMARGGEAVDDTVAARIRAAIDRRTAREPVYRILGEREFYGLILKLSKDTLEPRPDTETLVDCMIPHMRRIVARKEACRIIDLGTGTGAICLALLDQVLEASGLGTDISEDALATARDNAERNGLAGRFQTLRSDWFEGVEGRFDVIVSNPPYIQSRVVDELEPEVKFYDPAAALDGGDDGLDAYRAIALHADRHLEADGVIGLEIGFDQKQAVTALFAAQGLRLHDSAKDLGGNDRVLLLKRDGECGSDR
- a CDS encoding M23 family metallopeptidase, which codes for MITDKKMVRSLGDQPPILADGRRAPDRREISVRWLSGTFLTGITSSLLMGVALFAALDGRQQLAIPAEAFAALDPSAPGSAPINTAKRGDRILSPNVVAKPADKTVMEVSTMIHDGEKEVVRRQPFVHVKMALAANHQTSENYPAFDPLAIFATDDGDAEAPAARTGTIYGSDVESEVALKTVDFPLKGSGLSFGPSMSLDEVEENVRTNGSVLTEGNTQVASLFYVDPQRFASDAGDLDLIQGLSARIVEENMSVSAYENITKQSTEYADDVIPVRRPTPIATVMMNAGYAKAQAEDAGGYIEEALGAKELAAGDVLRIGIIQKGEEARIVRATIYSRNRHVLTMAVDDKGRFVPGAEPPKLDAVATAFDDNGTPVVTSGHDLPRVYDGIYRAALSYGMNSDMVALVVKLLASNVDFQAQLKPTDSLEAFFSVTDESGLATDDSELLYVNAKFGDAETRFYRFQDPDDNSIDYFDMDGKSIRQFLLRNPVPNGHFRSGFGMRRHPILGFSRMHTGVDWSAPRGTPIIAAGNGTVEKAGWDSGGYGNQTLIRHANGYVSSYNHQSAISKSVKPGAKVVQGQVIGWVGTTGLSTGPHLHYELVVNGNKVDPLRIRLPGGKSLKGDALAKFEKERERIDELLGKDEGNEVASK
- the prfA gene encoding peptide chain release factor 1, which codes for MAKLPVEKMRELERRFGEIEARMSAGPSADVYVKLASEYSELQPVVTKIRAYEKATAELTDINAMLSDRTTDKEMRDLAEMEKPDVEEQIEALEQDIQILLLPKDAADEKSAILEIRAGTGGSEAALFAGDLFRMYERYASTKGWRVEVLSASEGEAGGYKEIIATVSGRGVFSRLKFESGVHRVQRVPETEASGRIHTSAATVAVLPEAEEIDIEIRPEDIRIDTMRSSGAGGQHVNTTDSAVRITHIPTGIVVTSSEKSQHQNRAKAMQVLRSRLFDMERQRADSERSADRKSQVGSGDRSERIRTYNFPQGRLTDHRINLTLYKLDRMMEGEIDEVVDALLADHQASQLALLGEQQG
- a CDS encoding DUF4167 domain-containing protein — protein: MRPGQQNKRGRGRNNNNNNGNNNHNRKGSNPLTRTYDSSGPDVKIRGTAQHIAEKYAALARDAQSSGDRVMAENYLQHAEHYNRIIAAAQAQMQDRFQREERQDYQERDVVDRDQDDLDQVYAEEAPVSVAAQPPVSAPQPVMDGSGPQPVIEGTPAEVAMEEETPAAASSRPASRRRSASRPRRQPRRGAQDEASGDAQPGGEASGDAPALATSE